The following proteins are encoded in a genomic region of Lactiplantibacillus plantarum:
- a CDS encoding metallophosphoesterase family protein, whose translation MKLRKSIFGISCVLFGMMLLSGCQKQTKMTLPPVSHKTLTAMVISDDHVIAPSLHDNGKAFTQYAANDAGADLKYSATIFRAFIAKALITKPDVVLISGDITNNGEKASHEYVAKQLRRLTAKHIRVYVVPGNHDLNNPIARRFKGKHQYSTEATSPTQFKKIYHQDGYGQASETDPSSLGYLVKPSKHTWFLMLNSAIYKSNYQQGNSTVGGGLTDGTLQWLTKVGKQAKQAHATLIPVLHHNTMDHTVIHQDYTIGYAEDVRKAFTTAGIKLSLSGHIHAQNIKSTKVKNQSLTDIASGALILGSHYYGTLKINQSNGTATYHATPLNVSAYIKHHRGNKAMRAYQKYDHDVLYAAGYNAALSQLYEDRDETQLSSAKVNQLARGMAAANIALFRGTPVKNSAAIQAWQQMPHNTSLRGFVLATKKLHGNVTWSGSVQ comes from the coding sequence ATGAAACTACGAAAATCTATCTTTGGCATCAGCTGTGTATTATTCGGCATGATGCTGCTTTCCGGTTGCCAAAAACAAACTAAAATGACCCTGCCCCCTGTCAGTCACAAGACCTTAACAGCGATGGTGATCAGTGATGACCATGTCATTGCGCCCAGCCTGCATGATAATGGTAAGGCTTTCACGCAGTACGCGGCTAACGATGCCGGTGCAGATTTAAAATACAGCGCGACGATTTTTCGCGCTTTTATTGCTAAGGCGTTAATCACCAAGCCTGACGTTGTGCTCATCAGTGGCGATATTACTAACAACGGTGAAAAAGCCAGTCACGAGTACGTTGCCAAGCAGCTTCGCCGACTGACTGCTAAGCACATCCGCGTCTACGTCGTCCCCGGTAATCACGACTTGAACAACCCTATCGCCCGTCGCTTCAAAGGAAAGCATCAATATAGCACCGAGGCGACTAGCCCGACCCAGTTCAAGAAGATCTATCATCAGGACGGCTACGGCCAAGCCAGTGAAACTGACCCAAGCTCATTGGGATATTTGGTAAAACCTAGTAAACACACTTGGTTTTTGATGCTAAACTCCGCCATTTATAAAAGTAATTATCAACAAGGTAATTCAACGGTCGGTGGTGGCCTGACCGATGGGACCTTACAATGGCTTACTAAAGTCGGTAAGCAAGCAAAACAAGCCCATGCGACTCTCATTCCCGTCCTACATCACAATACAATGGACCACACGGTGATTCATCAGGACTATACAATCGGTTATGCCGAAGATGTCCGTAAGGCCTTTACCACTGCGGGTATCAAGTTATCGCTCAGCGGCCATATTCATGCTCAAAATATCAAGTCTACCAAAGTCAAGAACCAGTCACTGACTGATATTGCCAGTGGCGCCCTGATACTGGGATCTCACTATTACGGTACGCTTAAGATCAACCAGAGTAACGGGACGGCCACGTACCACGCGACCCCGTTAAACGTGAGTGCTTACATCAAGCACCACCGTGGTAATAAAGCAATGCGCGCCTATCAAAAGTACGATCATGACGTGTTATATGCGGCTGGCTATAACGCAGCACTGAGTCAGTTATATGAGGACCGTGACGAAACGCAACTATCAAGCGCTAAAGTTAATCAGCTAGCCCGCGGCATGGCGGCCGCCAATATCGCGCTCTTTCGGGGCACCCCAGTCAAAAATAGCGCCGCTATTCAAGCTTGGCAACAAATGCCCCACAATACAAGTTTGCGCGGCTTCGTGTTAGCCACCAAGAAACTACACGGCAACGTGACGTGGTCTGGGTCCGTACAATAA
- a CDS encoding DeoR/GlpR family DNA-binding transcription regulator, whose product MLTEERQQYILNTIRFKGIIKIKDICSETRCSESTARRDLQQLEEQGELLRVHGGAKYMNSLQEEPAMNDKVSRNVNAKDHIAQQAVANIQVDDVIYLDAGTSTLAMIHHLNPSYNLRVVTNGVVHASALADMGIQTYLLGGNLKGTTKAVIGPEAVKSLEEYRFNKVFLGINGVHPKFGLTTPDPDEAVVKKTAILQSEESFILADNTKFDHVSFARVGDLSSATIITDQLTPSVAEQYQPLTTIQEVQS is encoded by the coding sequence GTGCTTACAGAAGAACGTCAACAGTACATTTTAAATACGATCCGTTTCAAGGGCATTATTAAAATCAAGGACATCTGTTCTGAAACTCGTTGTTCCGAGTCCACGGCGCGCCGTGACCTCCAACAGCTAGAAGAACAGGGCGAGTTACTCCGCGTGCACGGTGGTGCGAAGTATATGAACTCACTCCAAGAGGAACCCGCGATGAATGATAAGGTTTCCCGTAACGTTAACGCCAAGGACCATATCGCGCAGCAAGCCGTTGCGAACATTCAAGTTGATGACGTCATTTATTTGGATGCTGGGACTTCAACCCTAGCCATGATTCACCATTTAAATCCGAGCTACAACTTACGTGTCGTGACTAATGGTGTTGTCCATGCTTCCGCTTTGGCAGACATGGGCATCCAAACCTACCTGCTTGGTGGCAATTTGAAAGGCACCACCAAAGCCGTGATTGGTCCCGAAGCCGTTAAATCGTTAGAGGAATACCGATTCAACAAAGTTTTCCTTGGTATCAACGGTGTCCACCCAAAATTCGGGCTCACAACGCCCGACCCCGATGAAGCGGTCGTCAAAAAAACCGCAATTCTACAAAGTGAAGAAAGCTTTATCTTAGCTGACAACACTAAGTTCGACCACGTTTCGTTTGCGCGCGTCGGTGATTTATCCAGTGCAACCATCATCACTGACCAACTCACGCCAAGCGTTGCCGAACAGTATCAACCATTAACTACGATTCAGGAGGTTCAATCATGA
- the obgE gene encoding GTPase ObgE: MFVDQVKVDVKAGNGGNGMVAFRREKFVPNGGPAGGDGGRGGSVVLQADEGLRTLMDFRYTRKFKAAAGGNGMIKQMTGRSAKDTIIKVPLGTTVTDAETGELIGDIVNKDQRLVVAKGGRGGRGNIHFASAKNPAPEIAENGEPGDELTIRMELKVLADVGLVGFPSVGKSTLLSVVTSAKPKIAAYHFTTLVPNLGMVRLDDGRDFVMADLPGLIEGAANGVGLGIQFLRHIERTRVILHLIDMSGVEENDPFEDYHKINHELTSYDPDLLKRPQIVVATKMDMPDAEANLEDFKAKLATDDTLPNTPAVYPVSSITQQGLKALLAKTADLLDTTPQFPIKGVDDLKHRDYTTEADADFSIDNPEPGLFVLSGDKLERLFKMTNLDHEESLMRFARQLRGMGVDDALRAAGAKNDDTIQILDYSFQFMD, encoded by the coding sequence ATGTTTGTTGATCAAGTAAAAGTAGATGTAAAGGCCGGTAACGGTGGTAACGGCATGGTTGCTTTCCGCCGTGAAAAGTTTGTTCCCAATGGTGGTCCCGCTGGCGGTGATGGTGGTCGCGGCGGAAGCGTCGTATTGCAGGCTGACGAAGGATTACGGACACTGATGGATTTTCGTTATACGCGGAAGTTCAAAGCCGCAGCTGGTGGCAATGGAATGATTAAGCAGATGACAGGTCGTTCCGCGAAGGACACAATTATTAAAGTACCGCTTGGGACAACGGTGACGGATGCTGAAACTGGTGAGTTAATTGGCGATATCGTCAATAAAGATCAGCGGTTAGTGGTTGCCAAGGGTGGCCGGGGCGGTCGGGGAAATATTCATTTTGCTAGCGCTAAGAACCCTGCTCCTGAAATTGCTGAAAATGGTGAGCCCGGCGATGAATTGACGATTCGAATGGAATTGAAAGTCTTGGCCGATGTTGGTCTGGTTGGTTTTCCTTCAGTCGGCAAGTCGACACTGCTTTCAGTGGTCACGAGTGCTAAGCCCAAGATTGCGGCCTATCATTTTACAACTTTAGTGCCTAATCTCGGGATGGTTCGTTTGGATGACGGTCGTGACTTTGTTATGGCTGATCTACCTGGTTTGATCGAAGGTGCAGCTAACGGAGTCGGCTTAGGGATTCAATTCTTGCGGCATATTGAACGGACGCGCGTTATTTTACATCTGATTGATATGAGTGGTGTAGAAGAAAACGATCCGTTTGAGGATTATCACAAAATTAATCACGAGCTGACGAGTTATGACCCTGATCTCTTGAAGCGGCCCCAAATCGTGGTGGCGACTAAGATGGATATGCCGGATGCCGAAGCTAATCTGGAAGACTTTAAGGCGAAGTTAGCGACGGATGATACGTTGCCAAACACGCCAGCCGTCTATCCGGTATCGTCGATTACACAACAGGGACTAAAAGCCTTGTTAGCCAAGACGGCTGATTTGTTGGATACGACGCCACAATTCCCAATCAAGGGTGTTGACGACTTGAAGCACCGTGATTACACGACTGAAGCGGATGCGGACTTTAGCATTGATAATCCAGAACCGGGCTTGTTCGTCTTGTCTGGTGATAAGTTAGAACGGCTCTTTAAGATGACCAATTTAGATCATGAAGAAAGTTTAATGCGCTTTGCTCGGCAATTACGTGGGATGGGTGTTGATGATGCCTTACGTGCAGCTGGTGCCAAGAATGATGATACGATTCAAATCTTGGACTACTCCTTCCAGTTTATGGACTAA
- a CDS encoding PTS fructose transporter subunit IIABC, translating into MDIRDLLLKDVMIMDMHATTKDEAIDELVHKYAEQGIINDEALYKQDIIKREAESTTGIGDGIAMPHAKDKAVNRATVMFAKSKAGVDFNALDGQPVHLFFMIAAPEGANNTHLAALAALSSLLIDPELVAKLKNAQSPEEVQQLFGDAQAAKEEKEAKDAAAKAEKEAAAASTTTDEKRPYLVGVTACPNGIAHTYMAEAALIKAGEAAGVDIKIETNGSEGVKHLLTADEIARADGVVIAADKKVKMARFDGKHLVNRPVTDGINKADQLVQEALSGKAPVYHDADGGAADDDEGGSANGSVWGEVYKDLMNGISHMLPFVVGGGILMALSFIIEQFVGSKSLAFTFFNQAGNMAFAFMVPVLAGYIAESIGDRPALMPGFVGGFMATVYTGAYGGVYTASITANAKSPAGFLGGLAAGFLAGYITVWMKKWTKNMPQSLDGMKPMLIFPILGLLIIAALMFFVVNPIFSVINAWITHFLNSMGTGNAVLLGLVLGGMMSIDMGGPFNKAAYVFATGAFTATGHGNLMAAVMAGGMVPPLATAIATAFWPKKFTDDERKAGISNWLLGISFITEGAIPFATADPLHVIGSSVIGAAIAGGLTQLWGVAVPAPHGGLWVSLLATNIWGYIGATIIGAVIAGVILGLWKPAKASK; encoded by the coding sequence ATGGATATCCGCGATTTATTACTAAAAGATGTCATGATCATGGACATGCACGCCACGACCAAGGACGAAGCGATTGATGAGTTAGTTCATAAATATGCCGAACAAGGTATCATCAATGATGAGGCCCTCTACAAGCAAGACATCATCAAACGGGAAGCCGAATCAACTACCGGGATTGGCGACGGGATTGCTATGCCCCATGCCAAAGATAAGGCTGTTAACCGGGCAACCGTGATGTTTGCTAAGAGTAAGGCCGGCGTTGACTTCAACGCGTTAGATGGTCAACCCGTTCATCTTTTCTTCATGATTGCTGCTCCTGAAGGTGCCAACAACACCCATTTAGCCGCCCTCGCCGCCCTCTCAAGCTTATTGATTGATCCTGAATTGGTCGCTAAACTTAAGAATGCACAGTCACCTGAAGAAGTTCAACAACTCTTCGGTGACGCCCAGGCTGCTAAGGAAGAAAAAGAAGCCAAAGATGCTGCTGCCAAGGCCGAAAAAGAAGCCGCAGCTGCCAGCACCACCACTGACGAAAAACGTCCCTATTTAGTTGGGGTTACCGCCTGTCCAAACGGAATCGCCCATACTTACATGGCCGAAGCAGCCTTGATCAAAGCTGGTGAAGCGGCCGGTGTTGACATCAAAATCGAAACGAATGGTTCTGAAGGTGTTAAGCACTTATTGACTGCCGATGAAATCGCTCGTGCCGACGGTGTTGTAATCGCCGCTGACAAAAAGGTCAAGATGGCCCGTTTTGATGGTAAGCACCTGGTTAACCGTCCCGTTACTGACGGGATCAACAAGGCCGATCAATTAGTTCAAGAAGCCTTGAGTGGTAAAGCTCCTGTCTATCACGATGCTGATGGTGGTGCTGCGGATGACGATGAAGGTGGCAGCGCTAATGGTAGCGTTTGGGGTGAAGTTTACAAAGACCTCATGAACGGGATTTCCCACATGTTGCCATTCGTTGTTGGTGGTGGGATCTTAATGGCCCTCTCCTTCATTATTGAGCAATTCGTTGGTAGTAAGAGCTTAGCCTTTACCTTCTTCAACCAAGCTGGTAACATGGCTTTCGCCTTCATGGTACCTGTTTTAGCCGGTTACATCGCCGAATCAATTGGTGATCGTCCTGCCTTGATGCCCGGGTTCGTTGGTGGGTTCATGGCCACGGTATACACTGGCGCTTACGGTGGTGTTTACACGGCCTCCATTACCGCCAATGCTAAGAGTCCCGCTGGTTTCTTAGGTGGTTTAGCCGCTGGTTTCTTAGCCGGTTATATTACTGTTTGGATGAAGAAGTGGACCAAGAACATGCCACAATCCTTAGACGGGATGAAGCCAATGCTGATCTTCCCAATTCTGGGCTTATTGATTATTGCTGCGCTAATGTTCTTCGTTGTTAACCCAATCTTCTCAGTTATCAACGCCTGGATTACCCACTTCCTAAACTCAATGGGTACTGGTAATGCCGTTCTCCTCGGTCTTGTCCTCGGTGGTATGATGTCGATCGATATGGGTGGTCCTTTCAACAAGGCCGCTTACGTCTTCGCAACTGGTGCCTTTACCGCAACTGGACATGGGAACTTAATGGCCGCTGTTATGGCTGGTGGGATGGTTCCACCATTGGCAACTGCGATTGCCACTGCCTTCTGGCCAAAGAAATTTACGGATGACGAACGTAAAGCTGGTATCTCTAACTGGTTACTTGGTATTTCCTTCATTACTGAAGGTGCCATTCCATTCGCCACAGCTGACCCATTGCACGTTATCGGTTCAAGTGTGATTGGTGCTGCCATCGCCGGTGGCTTAACTCAACTTTGGGGCGTTGCCGTCCCTGCTCCTCATGGTGGCCTCTGGGTCTCATTACTCGCCACGAATATCTGGGGCTACATCGGTGCCACAATTATCGGTGCCGTTATCGCTGGGGTTATCCTTGGTCTCTGGAAACCAGCTAAAGCTTCTAAATAA
- a CDS encoding LapA family protein: MKNQWRLVSALVIALVVIIFAILNVEPVRINFGITAVHWPLILVIVVTLILGVITAVLMATVNESKERTAHSEALAAAQAKIDKLTAENKQLTLRLNNKGKQKRAVAEQPTTPADK, from the coding sequence ATGAAGAATCAATGGCGGTTAGTGAGTGCACTAGTCATTGCACTAGTAGTGATTATTTTTGCAATTTTAAACGTAGAACCAGTTCGAATCAATTTTGGAATTACAGCAGTTCATTGGCCACTGATTTTGGTCATTGTGGTGACGTTGATCTTAGGTGTCATTACCGCAGTACTGATGGCGACGGTCAATGAATCTAAGGAACGGACAGCCCATAGTGAAGCTTTAGCAGCGGCCCAGGCTAAGATTGATAAGTTGACTGCCGAAAATAAGCAATTAACGTTGCGTTTGAATAATAAAGGTAAACAAAAACGAGCGGTGGCAGAACAACCAACCACGCCAGCGGATAAGTAA
- the rnz gene encoding ribonuclease Z has protein sequence MQLEFLGTGAGSPGKFRNVTSTALRLLDERNEVWLFDVGEGTQHQILRTTLKPRKIAKIFITHLHGDHIFGLPGLLSSRSFQGGDEPLTIYGPVGVRDFVQTALRVSGTHLSYPLKFHEITKAETVFEDATFKVSCEPLDHRIACFGYRVEEADHPGELQADRLKALNIPSGPVYGQLKAGKTVTLPDGRTINGQDYIAAPQKGRTVTILGDTRRTPHAVSLAQDADALVHESTFGKDEGKLAHNYYHSTSTQAAQVAQQAGVKQLLLTHISARYTGKLSKELQKQAQKVFSHSKVVRDFDVIDIPLPEKG, from the coding sequence ATGCAATTAGAATTTTTAGGTACCGGTGCCGGCTCACCGGGCAAATTTCGAAATGTCACTAGCACAGCATTACGACTATTAGATGAGCGAAATGAAGTCTGGTTGTTCGATGTCGGCGAAGGGACGCAACACCAGATTTTACGCACGACGTTAAAACCACGCAAAATTGCAAAAATATTTATTACCCATCTGCATGGCGATCATATCTTTGGCTTACCGGGGTTATTGAGCTCGCGTTCTTTTCAAGGCGGGGACGAACCACTCACCATTTATGGGCCAGTCGGTGTCCGCGACTTCGTTCAAACGGCGTTGCGGGTCTCTGGCACCCATTTGTCATATCCATTGAAGTTTCATGAAATCACGAAGGCTGAGACGGTTTTTGAAGATGCGACGTTCAAAGTAAGCTGCGAACCTCTGGATCATCGGATCGCTTGTTTTGGTTACCGGGTAGAAGAAGCGGACCACCCGGGTGAATTACAAGCCGATCGACTCAAAGCCCTGAACATTCCGAGTGGTCCCGTCTATGGTCAATTAAAAGCCGGCAAAACGGTGACGTTGCCTGATGGTCGGACAATTAATGGTCAAGATTACATCGCTGCGCCACAAAAAGGGCGGACGGTGACGATTCTCGGTGATACTCGGCGGACACCGCACGCGGTCAGCTTGGCACAGGATGCGGATGCTTTAGTTCATGAGAGCACGTTCGGAAAAGATGAAGGTAAGTTGGCACATAACTATTACCATTCAACGAGTACCCAAGCAGCCCAGGTGGCCCAACAGGCCGGTGTTAAGCAGCTATTGTTGACCCATATCTCGGCTCGGTACACGGGTAAGTTGAGTAAGGAACTACAAAAACAAGCACAGAAAGTCTTTAGTCACTCGAAAGTCGTTCGCGACTTTGATGTAATTGATATTCCATTACCTGAGAAAGGTTAG
- the recJ gene encoding single-stranded-DNA-specific exonuclease RecJ, with protein MLAAKKKWVPRLTTAVDEADVDKLAEAASVTPLVARLLIMRGINTAEEAAPFLHADQQPLLDPTNMHDMEKAVDRIQEAIIAGDQITIYGDYDADGLTSTSIMYETLDQIGANVNYYIPDRFKDGYGPNQAAFDRLIAAGTKLFVTVDNGVAGNAVINQVQEQGIDVVVTDHHELPTELPHAYAIVHPRHPEGSYPFGGLSGAGVAFKVATALLEEVPEELLDLAAIGTVADLVSLTGENRTLVTLGLKVLQQTTRPGLAALIQEAGLIPDKLTETNIGFGIAPRLNALGRLQSAQSGVELLTTLDDERATALAKQVNQLNEKRQGLVKTISASAIEQAQTPENEARQTLVITGHGWHEGVLGIVASHVVETSGKPTLVLNEDDDGRLKGSGRSVEAYNLFAAIDPVRESLVAFGGHHMAVGLTVMADQLATLKEAMEAAAGQQLADNAQVSLPIDGTLPLAEATLATLADIQALAPFGTDNPAPLFELVPTTVPQARAIGSDQQHLKLQLGDGTNTIDAIGFSMGTALPAIQASPTDVTLVGELSENTWNGQTKPQIMVKDIAVTGTQVIDARTQHLSAHLFQAPGVYLFFHQRLLKKVEQYLGSQTQAVWVGDTKTDLTAVTANQAVFIVDCPDTLADMTQVLSTIALDQLTLYLYRQESVYLTGMPNRAQFAKLFQFTAAHHDVDIHHQLTLVAKHLHIERNLLIFMIQVFFEVGFVKINDGVMNGVSNPAKADLHHAPSYQLREQQIVAEETLLYSKSAALQVWVKNQAAVKN; from the coding sequence ATGTTAGCGGCAAAGAAAAAGTGGGTGCCACGTTTAACAACGGCCGTTGATGAAGCCGATGTTGATAAGTTAGCTGAGGCGGCCAGCGTGACCCCTTTAGTTGCCCGGTTATTAATAATGCGGGGCATTAATACGGCGGAAGAAGCCGCCCCATTCCTGCACGCGGATCAACAACCATTGTTGGACCCAACGAACATGCACGATATGGAAAAAGCCGTTGACCGCATTCAAGAGGCGATTATTGCCGGGGATCAAATTACCATTTACGGTGATTATGATGCAGATGGTTTAACAAGTACGTCAATTATGTATGAAACGTTGGACCAAATTGGCGCTAACGTGAATTACTATATTCCAGATCGTTTCAAGGATGGTTATGGTCCTAATCAGGCCGCTTTTGACCGGCTGATTGCGGCTGGAACGAAGCTGTTTGTGACGGTGGACAACGGTGTCGCGGGAAATGCGGTCATCAATCAAGTGCAGGAACAGGGCATCGATGTCGTGGTGACCGATCATCATGAGTTACCGACTGAATTGCCGCACGCTTACGCCATTGTCCATCCACGACATCCAGAGGGCAGTTATCCATTTGGTGGTCTTTCTGGTGCCGGTGTGGCGTTTAAAGTAGCAACGGCGCTGCTTGAGGAAGTACCCGAGGAACTGTTAGATCTGGCTGCTATTGGAACGGTTGCTGATTTGGTCAGCTTAACTGGTGAAAATCGGACTTTGGTAACGCTCGGCCTGAAGGTCTTACAGCAGACGACCCGCCCAGGCTTGGCCGCACTGATTCAAGAAGCCGGATTGATTCCCGATAAATTGACCGAGACCAATATCGGGTTTGGTATTGCCCCTCGGCTAAACGCACTTGGCCGTCTGCAGTCGGCGCAGAGCGGTGTAGAATTATTGACAACTTTGGACGATGAGCGGGCGACCGCGCTGGCCAAGCAGGTCAATCAATTGAATGAAAAACGCCAAGGCTTGGTCAAGACAATCAGTGCCAGTGCAATCGAGCAAGCACAGACGCCGGAAAATGAGGCCCGCCAAACCTTAGTTATTACCGGGCATGGTTGGCACGAGGGTGTTTTGGGAATCGTCGCGAGCCACGTGGTCGAAACGTCTGGCAAACCAACCCTAGTGTTAAATGAGGATGATGATGGCCGGCTCAAAGGTAGTGGTCGGAGCGTCGAAGCGTATAATTTATTTGCCGCGATCGACCCAGTTCGGGAGTCATTGGTGGCTTTTGGCGGTCATCATATGGCGGTTGGACTAACTGTCATGGCCGACCAGTTAGCAACGCTTAAAGAGGCGATGGAAGCGGCGGCGGGTCAGCAATTAGCAGACAATGCGCAAGTCAGTTTACCAATTGACGGCACGTTACCATTAGCTGAGGCAACCTTGGCAACTCTGGCAGATATTCAAGCGTTGGCCCCCTTTGGAACGGATAACCCGGCACCGTTGTTTGAATTAGTTCCAACGACTGTTCCGCAAGCACGCGCGATTGGTAGTGATCAGCAACACTTGAAATTACAACTGGGTGATGGCACCAATACGATTGATGCTATCGGTTTTTCGATGGGTACTGCCTTGCCGGCTATTCAGGCGAGTCCCACCGATGTGACGTTAGTGGGTGAGTTGAGTGAAAATACTTGGAACGGTCAGACAAAGCCCCAAATCATGGTTAAGGATATTGCAGTGACGGGGACCCAGGTGATCGACGCCCGGACGCAACATCTTTCGGCCCATTTGTTTCAAGCACCGGGGGTTTACCTCTTTTTCCACCAGCGTCTGTTGAAAAAAGTTGAACAGTATTTAGGTTCCCAAACGCAAGCCGTATGGGTGGGGGATACGAAAACGGATCTGACTGCCGTGACGGCTAATCAAGCGGTCTTCATTGTCGATTGTCCTGACACGCTGGCGGATATGACCCAGGTACTCAGCACAATTGCGCTCGATCAGCTGACGCTCTACTTATATCGGCAAGAATCGGTTTATTTAACGGGAATGCCAAATCGCGCGCAGTTTGCGAAACTTTTCCAGTTTACCGCAGCGCACCATGATGTTGATATTCATCATCAATTAACATTAGTGGCCAAGCATCTGCATATTGAACGAAATTTGCTTATTTTCATGATTCAGGTGTTTTTTGAGGTCGGATTTGTTAAAATAAATGATGGTGTCATGAATGGCGTTTCGAATCCGGCAAAAGCGGATTTACATCACGCCCCTAGTTATCAGCTGCGCGAACAACAAATCGTTGCTGAAGAAACGCTTTTATATAGTAAATCTGCAGCGCTCCAAGTATGGGTGAAGAACCAGGCTGCGGTTAAGAATTGA
- a CDS encoding SDR family NAD(P)-dependent oxidoreductase, which yields MTNLVGKTVLVTGASSGLGEQLALAVASQGANVVLAARRRERLTQVADQCRLLSKGQAVAITCDVGHVADVDHVFTTIDELFGQLDVVINAAGFGDMTTVITMDAPVMAKMLRVNTLGTMYVSQLAAQRMVKQHAGEIVNIASMAGKIATPKSAVYAASKAAIIAYDNALRLELKDAHVNVLTVNPGPIKTDFFKIADPTGHYLDRVDQLALNPVKFAELIVSKLGHQRRELNRPWVMSAANLGYQLAPKLGDWLTGTVFNFK from the coding sequence ATGACGAACTTAGTGGGTAAAACTGTTTTGGTTACTGGCGCGTCTAGTGGACTAGGCGAGCAACTAGCCCTAGCCGTGGCGAGTCAGGGAGCCAATGTCGTCTTAGCAGCCCGGCGGCGAGAACGGCTAACACAGGTTGCTGATCAATGTCGTCTGTTATCAAAAGGGCAGGCCGTGGCGATTACTTGTGACGTGGGTCACGTGGCGGACGTTGATCACGTCTTTACGACCATCGATGAGCTATTTGGTCAATTGGATGTGGTCATTAACGCTGCCGGTTTTGGCGATATGACCACGGTGATCACCATGGATGCGCCGGTGATGGCGAAAATGTTGCGCGTCAATACATTGGGAACCATGTATGTTAGCCAACTGGCTGCGCAACGGATGGTCAAGCAACATGCAGGTGAAATTGTCAACATCGCCTCGATGGCTGGCAAAATCGCAACACCTAAATCAGCCGTTTATGCGGCTAGTAAGGCGGCCATTATTGCTTATGATAATGCGTTGCGCTTAGAACTCAAGGATGCTCATGTCAACGTATTGACGGTCAATCCGGGTCCCATTAAAACGGACTTTTTCAAAATTGCGGATCCCACGGGGCACTATTTAGACCGGGTCGACCAGCTGGCATTGAACCCCGTTAAGTTTGCTGAATTGATTGTAAGCAAACTCGGGCATCAACGGCGCGAACTGAATCGGCCTTGGGTGATGTCTGCAGCTAATTTAGGTTATCAGCTGGCACCCAAGCTCGGGGATTGGCTGACGGGGACGGTTTTTAATTTTAAATAG
- the pfkB gene encoding 1-phosphofructokinase produces MIYTITVNPSIDYVVQLPQMTLGSVNRLAHTAKLPGGKGINVSQILNDLDQPNKALGFIGGFTGTFISDALKAKGLDCHFTPIADDTRINVKIHAEEETELNGAGPDITAKEIEAFYTELANLTPDDVVVMSGSLAPSLPDSFYYDIIQKVEAAGANFVIDTTGEALKKTLPSHPLVVKPNNHELADYYHTTFNSQTDIIAAGQRMLAEGAQHVLISMAGDGGLLITKDAVYFSPAPKGQVINSVGAGDSMIGGFVGTFAKTHDAVESFRYGLACGSATAFSEDIATRAKIDEILPLINIEKLAH; encoded by the coding sequence ATGATTTATACCATTACTGTCAATCCATCAATTGACTACGTGGTGCAACTACCCCAAATGACCCTCGGTAGTGTTAACCGGTTAGCACACACGGCGAAACTCCCTGGCGGTAAAGGCATCAATGTATCGCAGATTTTGAACGACCTAGACCAACCCAACAAGGCCCTCGGCTTTATCGGTGGGTTTACCGGCACGTTTATCAGTGATGCTTTAAAAGCCAAGGGCCTAGATTGTCACTTCACACCGATTGCCGATGACACCCGGATCAACGTGAAGATTCACGCTGAAGAAGAGACCGAATTAAACGGTGCTGGCCCGGACATCACCGCCAAAGAAATCGAAGCCTTCTACACCGAATTAGCCAACTTAACGCCGGATGACGTGGTCGTCATGTCTGGTAGTTTAGCGCCTAGTTTACCAGATAGCTTCTACTACGATATTATTCAGAAGGTCGAAGCTGCTGGTGCTAATTTTGTCATCGACACGACCGGTGAAGCTTTGAAGAAAACTTTACCCAGCCACCCCCTCGTTGTGAAGCCTAATAACCACGAACTTGCTGATTACTACCACACGACGTTTAATAGCCAGACTGATATCATTGCAGCGGGCCAACGGATGCTAGCTGAAGGTGCACAACACGTGCTGATTTCAATGGCCGGCGATGGTGGCCTCCTGATCACCAAGGATGCGGTCTACTTTAGTCCCGCACCAAAGGGCCAGGTAATCAACTCAGTTGGTGCCGGTGATTCAATGATTGGTGGCTTTGTCGGCACGTTCGCCAAAACACACGATGCTGTTGAAAGCTTCCGCTACGGCTTAGCTTGTGGCTCCGCAACCGCCTTCTCAGAAGACATTGCGACCCGCGCCAAGATCGATGAAATTTTGCCACTCATTAACATTGAAAAACTCGCTCACTAA